A single window of Oreochromis aureus strain Israel breed Guangdong linkage group 7, ZZ_aureus, whole genome shotgun sequence DNA harbors:
- the lhfpl2a gene encoding LHFPL tetraspan subfamily member 2a protein: protein MCHVIVTCRSMLWTLLSIVAAFGELIAFMSTDWLVGFPRASNAVFGPHGTPTAGEAYRPTLGIYGRCIKPHLQRGILCGPYAVHFGEIASGFWQATSIFLAAGILLLCAVAFISVFTMCFQSIMKKSIFNVCGLLQGIAGLFLILGLMLYPAGWGSDKVQLYCGPDAAPYRAGLCSMGWAFYTAMGGTVLTFVCAVFSAQAEIATSSDKVQEEIEEGKSLICLL, encoded by the exons ATGTGCCATGTTATTGTCACCTGTCGCTCCATGCTGTGGACTCTGCTGAGTATTGTTGCCGCGTTCGGAGAGCTCATTGCCTTCATGAGCACCGACTGGCTCGTTGGATTCCCCCGTGCATCCAATGCAGTTTTCGGCCCCCATGGGACCCCCACAGCCGGAGAGGCTTACAGGCCCACTTTAGGCATTTATGGTCGCTGTATAAAACCTCACCTTCAGCGGGGAATACTGTGCGGACCGTATGCAGTCCACTTTGGAGAGATTGCCAGCGGGTTCTGGCAGGCTACTTCTATCTTCCTGGCTGCAGGGATCCTGTTGCTGTGTGCTGTGGCGTTCATTTCCGTCTTCACCATGTGTTTTCAAAGCATCATGAAGAAGAGCATCTTTAATGTGTGTGGACTGCTGCAGGGAATTGCAG GTCTGTTCCTGATCCTAGGTCTGATGCTGTACCCTGCTGGCTGGGGTTCAGACAAGGTCCAGCTGTACTGCGGACCAGATGCGGCGCCGTACCGCGCTGGTCTCTGCTCTATGGGCTGGGCCTTTTACACCGCCATGGGTGGCACTGTGCTCACCTTCGTCTGCGCTGTCTTCTCTGCTCAGGCTGAGATCGCCACCTCCAGCGATAAGGTTCAGGAGGAGATCGAGGAGGGCAAGAGCCTGATCTGCCTCCTGTGA